A segment of the Brienomyrus brachyistius isolate T26 chromosome 4, BBRACH_0.4, whole genome shotgun sequence genome:
CTGGGGGAATAGGGGAGCGATATGGGAGTGAGAGATCGACAGGCAGCATCAGAAGTTATGAGGACACTGTACCTTTCTGTTTGGGTAAAGCGAGAGCtgacgggggcggggggggatagATTGAATTAGcagacaaacaagcaaacaaatacaAAAGGGATGCCAGTAAATACATAACAATATCTCTATGTAAAGCCTGAACTATAATTCTGCATCAAGCCCACGCCATGACCTCCACAAGTGGTGTATTATGTCATGAGCATTTATACTTCTGAGTCGTGTGTTCGTGTCGCTCAGCAATTACACCGTTAAAATGCTAGATGATACATAGTTCTGGATATGGCATTTCTGTCTTCTCACCTTGCAATATATTGGACCGTTGAATCATGCAAttgaaacataaaaaaaacaaacatttaacaaCGTATCCATTTACATCCGGTTACATTTGTACTGCTCCAAACTTCCCATAGATGAACTTGGAAAAATGTCACACCACTACAAAGTGACTTTTTATGCATCTTCTAAAGTTCGTGTCTGCACTACTTTTTACTTTCTTTTCAGTCTTGTATAGTGCAAATAAACGTATCAGTGTATGTGAAATCAGCGCTGTCATCCTGAGTGTTTTGTGTACCTGTTATTACGATGCCTAGGGTGGGTTATTTAATGAGATAGATATAAATAGCGCTTCAGGGTCAATCAGCGATATAAGTACACCTGGGATGCACGCTTTCTTTGCTCCCCCAAAACAATTTATGCTACCAAGTTCTTGTGAACTGTGAGAACTGTGACGTAAAGTTACACATCTGGGAGGTGTACGTCAGGCTTCGGCTTAGGTGTACGGTACACAGCTGCGATGTACTTATGGCATCGATTCAACACAAATGTACAAATCAGACTTTAGTCGGCTAGCTAATTCATTAGGCATTCAGCTGGTCTGCCAGCCTCCTCAGGGAGCAGCCTTACATACCCCTTCAATCGAGTTCTGGATTGGCTGGTTGGGGTCACAGATGGGTGGAAACTGTATGTAGTGTTAGGATTGCATGCTTAGATTGTGTTTTACAGACAATCTTACAGCTCAGATAACGTCAGACATCATTGATCTGTGTTTGACGATCATACAGTTTGAGTGCCTTGCAAATCATCACAGTTTCAACAAACACCAAAATGGGAGGGGGCACGAGGAAATGGGCTTTAAATACAGGAGAAACCTGGGAAAAGGGGGAATATTGGTAGATATGCCaagcccctgcccccccagttcaGTAGTATATacatgctggtggggggggggggtgcccgtTTTGCCCAAACTAATTAATGTGAACCTGTGCGTGAGCTTTAAAGGTAATGAATTCCCCCCCTTTAACCTTTGAGCACCTGCCCCTCGAAAAGTGTCTGCATAGCCCTGAGATTGCAGAAGATGGGCTGAATAAGCAGACAGCTATAAGATGACCAGCTATAAATGACCTGGCCAACCTCCCATGTAGGACACCATGCAAGCTGTTGCTTAACAAGAGTCTTGCCTCCTCATCCAGTTCAGACAGTTTTGCCAACTACTTTTATTAGAAAGTAGCTAAAGACTGCTCGAAAAGTCTCTAGATGACGCATGCGCATCTTGTGACGTCATCGCATCGTATTTGCATTTTGCCTAGTGTCAGATGGTGTAAGATCTTTTCGTCTGTTTGCTTCTTTCCTACTCTATGTGCTCACGTATACTGTTTTATAAAACAGTATTATCAATGAAGCCGTTTTCATTTATATATACTTCTGTTTCTGTTGTCAGCTAGGAATTTTCCAAAAAGTCGCTAGATTTATCTTCATTATTTTTGAAGCAGCACTGGGAGTGACCTACAGTGACATGTACAGGAGCAGCAGCAGAAACTCGTTTTCCCACAATCCCCCTGCAGCGGTTTCAGTCATAAGCAAAGGGCGATAATTGCAATGGCAGGACGCGATCGTGTGGTCAGTTTGCTTAGGCAACTCGAGAGAGCTGCGTAAGTTGTATTGCATTAaactgttcttttaaatcattttcctGCTGTACTGTAAGATATGTAAACTGGAATAGAAAACTCGGCAGCGAAAGGACGGTTACTGGACAGCGTAGTTACTGCATTCTGTAAATTTCGATTTGTagcctgtttgtttttcttgctTTCTTCCCTAGGTGTAGATGTCCTGCTCATTCACAGACATACCATCAAGGTAGCAGTCATGCACATCATATCTCTATATACCTTTTTCCAAATAATATTTTGGGAAATGTCGCTGTTATAATAGTTGAGCTGCATTCGCGCATTTAAGTATTCCTGCAGTTATTGTTACCTGGCTAGACGCTGATTTTAAGTTGTTTTGTAGTTTCAGTTCATGGGTCGGGAAGCCGGACAACCGATTATGCTTTTGAGGTACCGTTCCGAAGCGCCTGCCACCTGCTCAGCCCGTATGGAAATGTACAAGATCCACAACTTTCCTCCGTGTCTTTCAGATGGCGAGCTCAAACATTAGATATGGAGAAGGCGTTACTAGAGAAATTGGCATGGTAATGATTGTCTGTTATATGTGTTTTAATGCAGTAATTTGAAACAAAGAGCGTAATATATTCAGGGGTTGCAACTGCCTAGCATCTGATGTGACACATTATGCTTTCAGgctctcatgcaagaaatcttatttctGTTTTAGCTGCATTAAAAGCGCTGGggtagtttacaaaccctacagactatttataagttaataaaactgtcacatgcatgtaaatgagtTTGCAGACTGTGACACTGTATATCTTATTTCATGCACTAAAATGTCCTTGAAAGAATAATTGTAACACAAGTTACCCATTTCATAAGAAAGgttatacttttttattttcACTGTTTTATTTACTGTAAATGGAGTGCAGGACATACGGAATCTGGGAGCGCGGAACGTGTGTCTGATGACGGACAGGACTGTGTCCCGCCTCCCGCCTTTCACAGCGGTGCTGGACTCACTGGCCAAACATGACGTCACTTTCAGGTGCTACGACCAAGTGCGGGTGGAGCCCACGGATTCCAGGTCAGCACCATCGCCTCCACCTCTCTCTCACACCCCCGTGTCTGTCAGGCCAAAGCTCTGCGGTCACCCTGCACtcctgcatgcagcttcatGGACGCCATCGACTTTGCAAAGCGTGGAGACTTCGATGCGTATGTGGCGGTGGGCGGAGGCTCTGTGATTGACACCTGCAAGGCAGCCAATCTGTATGCCTGTCACCCCGAGGCAGACTTCCTGGACTTTGTGAATGCTCCAATTGGCAAGGGGCAGCCGGTAACACGGACCCTTAAGCCTCTAATAGCAGGTAAATCAAGGAAAATGGCTGTCCAGGCAGGGATGGTCATCCAACTGTGTCAGTTGAACTGTTGATGGGGATTTTGGGGACAGCAGGTTGCACTAAACAGTGAAGTAAACAAGATTTTAGTATCTCTTTAGAGAAGGGACAAAATACAATTTATCACTTATTTGCTTTTGAGAACATACTTGTTTCCGTGTGTTGTCATTATAATTTACCATATGTTGTTTTATATCTTATTTGCATAatcttcttgtttttttttttgcctttgtaTATATAGTACCTACAACTGCCGGAACGGGAAGTGAGACCACCGGTGTGGCAATTTTTGACTATGAGCCTTTAAAAGCTAAAACTGGTAAAAAGAAAATCCTGTATTTCTGTGGTCGCACATATTAGGGGTTATATGGTTTATGTAAGGTACACTTTCAGCTGGCCTGAAAAGCTGTTTTTGAGTTTCAGCCTGATATCAGAGTCTGGCCTTATTTGACGCTTTACCATTTCATTTCACAGCGCTTGCACCGCACCGGGGAGCTTTAACAAGGCAGCTAAACGTTGCGACATGTTccttatactgaagaaactgggAATTTTAAATGTCACCCACTCATATTTTCAGACTCTTCATGAAACTCTGATAATTAAGCTTTAACCTCGCTGCTTTACACTGTCTACCGATTTGCCGCTATAAGCAATATGAATATTAATTTTGTTGTACTTGTTATGTTATTGACTGCTTGTAATGTAGAATGTATATATCTGTGTATGCGTATTGTGTGTATTTTCAGGCATAGCTAGCCGAGCCCTGAAGCCGACGTTAGGGATGGTAGATCCCCTCCACACACTGCACATGCCTGAGCGAGTGGCCGCCAACAGTGGGTTTGACGTGCTGTGGTACGTGTTACCTTAGCCTCACCGTGGCTAATTTGTGGCAGCTTCCCACGTCAGTATCTCATTTATCTCCTTCATACTTTAGCTTTATGAGTTTCATGCAGATGTATGTAGCTTGCAGGTATCATCTACATCAATGGTTCTCGACCTTTTTTTACCATTCCAGCTCAGTCGCAATCCTATATCAGGTACAGGTTTAAATTAACGCTATGATGAAGCAATTTGCGCCAATCAACGCACCAAtatgattggatgtgccagtgaattttaaagtaagcatctgtggtttgccttcttggattggttgagtgttcactagttttgcgctaagcatttgcagaccTAAGACCCATTTATATAGGACAATTCTaggattggggctgggaaatctgatcgtttTTAAATGCTTGCATTTCCAGTTCTGcctcgtgaccctttcagaacttgctGCCGCCACCCAAATTTGGGTTGCGACCCATGGGTTCAGAATCGCTGATCTACATCATGGGTAGGCAACGCTTATCCTGGAGtgccggtatccagcaggttttctagcctacctgatgagttactgTCTGCCTGAAGTCtaggtgtggttcatcagagaccagATAGAATACAAATCCTGCTGGATCCCGGCACTCCAGGACCAGGGTTGCCTGCCCCTGATCTACATCCATAGCTAACAATTAAATGCAGAAACCTGAGTTGAAATGTTTAACTGCAGAAACACGTCATGTCTTTCTGCAGAAAGGGAACACTTAGTTTTCTCTATAAGTAGTAGCCTGTCTGGGTGGGGTGACTCAGCTGACGTCGTGCCCTCTTCCTCAGCCATGCTCTGGAGTCCTACACTGCTCTGCCCTACAGCCAGCGTAAGCCCTGTCCTACCAACCCCATCAACCGCCCCGCCTACCAGGGCAGCAACCCAATCAGTGACGTGTGGTCCCGTCACGCCCTGCACGTAGTGGCTAAGTACATGAAACGGTGGGTCCCGCGTCTGTCCTGCAGCCCTAATAATGCTTGCCGACAGTATAATTAATATGGCAGCCATTTGTCTGACTGCTGATTGGGTGGAGTAAGGTCAGCTGACTGACACGTCACAGTTCCTGATCTCTGTTGGTGCTCTTCCTTCCTCGCTCACCTCTGACCCCTCTGATGTCTTCCACGCTTCCCCAGAGCCGTGAGGGATCCTGGGGACGTGGAAGCGAGGTCCAGCATGCACCTTGCCAGCGTGTTTGCCGGGATTGGATTTGGGAATGCCGGCGTTCATCTGTGGTAAATCTGTACACTCTGCCCTCAATTTAAACTGCGCCTCATAATAAGCTAATCAGTAACACCATGTTCTCTGTGATCTAGCCATGGAATGTCCTACCCCATCGCAGGCAATGTGAAAACCTTCAGGGCAAAGGGCTATGATGTGGATCACCCTATAGTGGTATGACTTcctgtttttctctctttctgctATTCTTGGGATGTGACGGCATAGCAGTAATGGCAGAACATATTCGGAGTACAAAAAAAAAGTCGGAAAGGCAGTATTTAAAAGTTTCAAAGCAAAAATCTTTTGAAAGATATgccgtttttttgtgttttttttttttttaatcaagtgCACGCTTTTCCCTTTGGCCAGCTGGGGGCAGTAATGAGTTCTATATCAGCACCGCGGCCATGACTGACTGTGGCGCTGTCGTGTTGTGGAAATACAAACGCCACTGTTTAGCGACAACTTAAATACACCGAATGTCGCTGGGAGACTGAGCAAGAAGGCAACGTGCTGCATGATGTGCAGTTAAAATGAAAGAACGCGGAGTTTCCAAAATGCCATTTACATTTCATTCTTTATTCCATCGTCTTAAAATCTTCCGTGTCCAGCTTAAAAAAATTCTTATAAAATACGATTGCTGTAAAAATTGTGGCAACTGCGACGGCGGACAACAAATTAAAAACATCTTCCTTACTCAGCCCCCACTGACTACTATACCGGTGAGCAGGTTGTGGTCCTGTCACTATTGTGATTTTCGACCAGCTACTCCTGTGACATTTACCGTATAACACCAAAAACAAGTGACACATACAAAAGACAATACAATTAACACACCTCACTTTTTCCAAGTATTTACTATGAAATGTCAGTGGTGTCTGCCAATTGTAGAAACTCCATCTGCATTGTAAGATTCCAATTCTAATTTAATAAAACCTCTCAACGAAAGCAACACTTTCAAGTTGAAATTTGTTTCAAGCCGACTGCAACTTGAACCACGGATATTGATAAAGATAAAATGATGCCTGGTGCATATTCATTCATGCATCCTTGCATGCGTAAACAGAACTGAATGGCCTCTTTTGTCACACACAGCTTAGCCTACCTGAGCATTCGCAACATCCTTTGGTCAGACGAATACAGCCTTTTAAAAACGTTTTCTACATCCGTTCGTAAAGTATTCTGAATACGTTGCTAatattgccaactttggtcagctgcctGCTGTGAGATTTTCATTCTGAGATCAGTCTTCATGCTCATTtttcatgtatgtaacagtttaattaccttgtaaatagtctgtagggtttgcaaaccccaaggcttctgatgtagctaattttaggtttataacggaatataaatttgctgtaagatttcttgcgtgaccaAGAGAGTCCGGCGGAGTGTGTGTTATGCTAGATGTGTGAGTTGGCAGCCCTGAATCACTTGATATGTACTGTAACAGAATACATCACTGAATATATTTAGGGCAATGTATTCAACCATCACTTCTTTTTTCCAAAATATATTGCCCGGCCGTGTCTTTAAGTTACCAGGAGGGGGCAGTCTCGCACAGGTTCATTTGTCCCGTTGTCTTGTCTCATGCTACTCCCTCAGCCCCACGGCCTTTCAGTTGTGCTGACTTCCCCTGCGGTCTTTGCCTTCACTGGACCCATGTGTCCAGAGCGCCACCTTGAGGCGGCACAGATATTAGGTGAGATTTGAAAACCGGTGAGCCTGAAGCCTGCAGAACTCTGtaggggggaaaaaagcagAGCGTGACCTGGCATCTTTGTAGGGGCCGACGTGCGGAGTGTCAAGCGCAAGGATGCCGGATCAGTGCTGGCAGATACCCTGAGGGACATCCTGCAGGACCTGCAGGTGGAGGATGGTCTGGGGGCCGTTGGCTACACCCGAGCTGATATCCCTGCACTTGTGAAGGGCACCATACCACAGGTGGGTGGCCTGTCTTGAGTCCACTGCCACCCCTTAGCATGCAGTAAGGGAAATGTTACACTGAGGTCACACACATCTGTGTCTGAGAGGGTCGTGTCATTGCAGGAGAGGGTCACCAAACTTGCCCCCCGGACTCACACAGAAGACGACCTGGCCCAGCTGTTCGAGGCCTCGCTGAAGCTCTACTGAAGCTCTACTGAAGCTCTACTGAAGCTCTACTGAAGCTCTTCCGCTTGGCGTTTCTCCCTCCCCATATTCTTTACCACGGTGTTCTCACCAAGACCGTAACTTGTCGCTCTCTTGCTGTTGCTCATCACCTTAAGTACATCGTGTTCCGATCACAAGTCTGTAACACGAGCAGCGATGCTGGTTGTGTTTATGTTGCCATGGGGATTTGGCCGAGGACGTGTGATGCGTTTTATTTTTGAACGTCTTCCCTGTCTCCGCTGTTTCGCCAGTTCTTGTGATTGAAAACTTCTTTCCCGCTATGAAGTTCGTATACGTCAGCTGGGGAGGCTTCCTGCAGATTCCTTCATTCTTCTGGATTTAATGgagaatatatttttttaacggTTAAAGTGGGGAGAGAAATAACGCGTGTCCTGCATTATGGGCTGTAGGCAGagctggcttgctgatagtgcACGCTGCAAGTTCACAGGCCTCACCAGAGCCTCTTCTATTCCAGCCAAGTACATCTGTGTCCTTGACGTCAAAGAAATACAACTACATGTGTAATTTTTTAATTTCTGGACCTTTaatcatactttttttttttcttcaagtaattttatttaacttCAATAAATGCACATTGTTCAGACTGATTCATGCATCTTTCAATATCTGATTATGGAGGGACCTTGGCTTCActttaaaaatatgaaatatttttaaattgaaCCATCTTTTCAATACAGATGCTGCTGGCAAGTTCCGCAGAGGTTTATTGCATTCTAAAAATAACCCAGGGACTTTGTACTGGGTTCCAGTACAGATCAATTATGCAAAGAGGGGCTTAGGGTGTTGAGCGCCTTACTGCCTTTAAACGGCTTAGCTTTCAGTCATTCGGATGTTGGGAGAGACGGCTGACTGCTGCGAAGCTGTGATTCCTTGGACCTGATTTTTGGAGTCCCCTCCATCGGATGGATCTTCTCCGATCAGCCTTGTAGGCATTGAGCTTTCACTGAGATACGTTCCGTCTCCTGCCAGCTACATGCTACATGCACTGTGATGGGTACTTTTGGTTGGGGAAAAAAAGGCTAAATGTTCTGCCTTTCATTGGGTTGTGCGACTCAGTGTCTCGAGGTTGCGAGGATGTTTCGATCGTGCGTGACGATGTGCTCTTTAGTGTGGAAAATGCCCTGACCAGTTGGGTCTTGTGTTCTATGCTGACGGTACGTCTGGCTTGTGGCTTCgatatgctttttaaaacataGATTTGAGTGCAAATGTTCcaaagaaggaaaaatgaaattaaatggatTACAAGAGAGATGTGACCCACTGAAGATTAATGGCACATGCAGTACTTGAGCAGCATGTGTGTTCTTGGAATTAAAGATGCCAGTTATATGTAAGGTAGCGCACACGTGTGTGCATGGTctaggtataccttaccttatggggacacaatgtccccacaacgtgatgaatacccgtatttttttcccttatggagaccagtttcctggtaggggttaaggttgtcatagttagcattagcattgttcccatagaaatgaatgagtgggccccataaggataggtataccctacgtgtgtgtgtgtgcgcgtgcgtgtgtgtgcgtgctgaGCCAGGACCCGATGAACGTGTGGCAAAACAGAGAAGGTAGGTGGAAGGTAGCTGTTACAGCCTGTCTAGCCCAGTGTTTCCAACCCAGTCCCCAGGGATctccagtccatgtttttttcatcttccagctcccaacacacctaTGGCAGGTGTTtagtgttcttgattggctgagagctgagagggagcactGGCCTAATTGGTcagtcctgcccttgtgtttggGGAACATGGACTACGGGGTCCTGGAATCTGATCCATTTAATTCAGACAT
Coding sequences within it:
- the adhfe1 gene encoding hydroxyacid-oxoacid transhydrogenase, mitochondrial isoform X1, with translation MAGRDRVVSLLRQLERAACRCPAHSQTYHQVSVHGSGSRTTDYAFEMASSNIRYGEGVTREIGMDIRNLGARNVCLMTDRTVSRLPPFTAVLDSLAKHDVTFRCYDQVRVEPTDSSFMDAIDFAKRGDFDAYVAVGGGSVIDTCKAANLYACHPEADFLDFVNAPIGKGQPVTRTLKPLIAVPTTAGTGSETTGVAIFDYEPLKAKTGIASRALKPTLGMVDPLHTLHMPERVAANSGFDVLCHALESYTALPYSQRKPCPTNPINRPAYQGSNPISDVWSRHALHVVAKYMKRAVRDPGDVEARSSMHLASVFAGIGFGNAGVHLCHGMSYPIAGNVKTFRAKGYDVDHPIVPHGLSVVLTSPAVFAFTGPMCPERHLEAAQILGADVRSVKRKDAGSVLADTLRDILQDLQVEDGLGAVGYTRADIPALVKGTIPQERVTKLAPRTHTEDDLAQLFEASLKLY
- the adhfe1 gene encoding hydroxyacid-oxoacid transhydrogenase, mitochondrial isoform X2 is translated as MAGRDRVVSLLRQLERAACRCPAHSQTYHQVSVHGSGSRTTDYAFEMASSNIRYGEGVTREIGMDIRNLGARNVCLMTDRTVSRLPPFTAVLDSLAKHDVTFRCYDQVRVEPTDSSFMDAIDFAKRGDFDAYVAVGGGSVIDTCKAANLYACHPEADFLDFVNAPIGKGQPVTRTLKPLIAVPTTAGTGSETTGVAIFDYEPLKAKTGIASRALKPTLGMVDPLHTLHMPERVAANSGFDVLCHALESYTALPYSQRKPCPTNPINRPAYQGSNPISDVWSRHALHVVAKYMKRAVRDPGDVEARSSMHLASVFAGIGFGNAGVHLCHGMSYPIAGNVKTFRAKGYDVDHPIVPHGLSVVLTSPAVFAFTGPMCPERHLEAAQILGADVRSVKRKDAGSVLADTLRDILQDLQVEDGLGAVGYTRADIPALVKGTIPQERVTKLAPRTHTEDDLAQLFEASLKLY